The following are from one region of the Cryptococcus deuterogattii R265 chromosome 8, complete sequence genome:
- a CDS encoding bacterial leucyl aminopeptidase — MLITPAILALPLLASAVPTAKEQIAFQSSIDPAIIEGQDIFAAHDGFSLDLGEMRLVQFSEENPPVWMSELEKIQAKAKGLRFMDITDTPGLGFSSYLLPSAANVKYSYPTPGNHSKTISSIIEGLDIDHMKDFLAKFSSFRTRYYRSDTGKDSQMFLLKTLKEIAAHHSGVTVKEFPHPWGQNSIIVRFSPADPANEDAPVTIVGSHQDSTNIWPFLPAPGADDDGSGTTSSLEGLRALVNANYTPSTPLEFHYFSAEEGGLLGSQAVAKSYEEEGKKVLAMLQMDMTAWVKAGTKERVGIIQDFVDPALTEFIETLVEEYLSIPPVKTQCSYACSDHASFAKAGYQSAFAIEATFEDSNTRNIHSTLDTMDHPEFSFTHMREFSKLVVAFSVELAGIADQ, encoded by the exons ATGCTCATAACACCAGCtatccttgcccttcccctcctcgcTAGTGCGGTTCCCACTGCCAAGGAGCAGATTGCTTTCCAAAGTTCGATCGATCCGGCTATCATCGAGGGTCAGGACATCTTCGCAGCCCATGATGGCTTCTCCTTGGACCTCGGCGAGATGAGACTTGTCCAATTCTCGGAAGAAAACCCTCCTGT ATGGATGTCAGAGCTAGAAAAAATCCAAGCCAAGGCAAAGGGCCTCCGTTTCATGGACAT CACCGACACACCTGGACTAGGCTTCTCCAGCtatctcctcccttctgCTGCCAACGTTAAATACT CTTATCCTACCCCGGGCAACCACTCAAAGACGATAAGTTCTATTATCGAAGGGCTTGATATCGATCACATGAAGGATTTCTTGGCCAAATTTTCTTC ATTCCGCACCCGATACTATAGATCGGATACAGGCAAGGACTCTCAAATGTTCTTGCTCAAGACTCTCAAGGAG ATTGCCGCGCACCACTCCGGTGTCACCGTCAAGGAGTTCCCTCATCCTTGGGGACAAAACAGCATCATCGTCCGCTTTTCTCCTGCCGATCCCGCCAATGAGGATGCTCCCGTTACCATTGTTGGGTCCCACCAAGACTCTACCAATATCTGGCCATTCCTCCCAGCTCC CGGtgcggatgatgatggttcCGGTACTACGTCCTCTCTGGAAGGACTCCGCGCTCTCGTCAACGCCAATTATACACCTTCAACCCCTCTTGAGTTCCATTACTTCTctgcagaagaaggtggtcTCCTCGGCTCCCAGGCTGTTGCCAAGTCCtacgaggaggagggtaagaAAGTGCTTGCCATGTTGCAAATGGACATGACTGCCTGGGTCAAGGCAGGTACCAAGGAGAGAGTTGGTATCATTCAGGACTTTGTCGACCCCGCTTTGACCGAATTTATTGAGACCCTTGTGGAGGAGTACT TGAGCATCCCTCCTGTCAAGACCCAGTGTTCTTATGCCTGCTCTGATCACGCGAGCTTTGCCAAGGCCGGTTATCAATCTGCTTTTGC CATTGAAGCTACATTCGAGGACTCCAACACTCGAAACATCCATAGCACATTAGACACTATGGACCATCCTGAATTCTCTTTTACACACATGCGAGA ATTCTCCAAGCTTGTCGTTGCGTTCTCTGTCGAACTCGCCGGCATTGCTGACCAATAA
- a CDS encoding CAMK/CAMK1 protein kinase, translated as MPPQTVPCQYKTGKTLGSGTYAVVKECVHITTGEYYACKVLNKKFLMGREHMVRNEIAVLKRVSAGHKNIVQLHDFFETTHNLYLVFDLCTGGELFDRICAKGSYFEKDAANIVRTITSAVKYLHDQGIVHRDLKPENILFKSKAEDADLMLADFGLSKVLDDDKFNILTTTCGTPGYMAPEIFKKAGHGKPVDIWAIGVITYFLLCGYTPFDRDSQYEEMQAICKGDYRFEPTEYWAGVSETARQFVRNCLTVDPTHRPTVDDLLNHPWLRDVEISKGEPAEAKGVDLLPTVKAAFDAKKTFRKAVLGMMAVHRLQDHGATINGQTEAEHEKLKKEVEAFKEEAAQEEVKEVIQPGAAASI; from the exons ATGCCACCTCAAACCGTCCCCTGCCAGTACAAGACTGGAAAGACATTAGGAAG CGGAACGTA CGCCGTGGTCAAGGAATGTGTTCACATTACG ACCGGCGAATACTACGCCTGTAAGGTTCTTAACAAGAAGTTCTTGATG GGTCGAGAGCATATGGTCCGGAACGAAATTGCTGTCCTTAAGCGAGTTTCTGCTGGTCATAAGAACATTGTTCAATTGCATGACTTTTTCGAGACTACCCACAACCTTTAT CTTGTCTTTGACCTTTGTACCGGTGGAGAGCTTTTCGACAGGATCTGTGCCAAGGGAAGCTATTTTGAAAA GGATGCTGCCAACATTGTGCGAACAATAACATCAGCCGTCAAGTACCTCCATGACCAAGGTATCGTTCACAGAG ATTTGAAGCCGGAGAATATCCTCTTCAAGTCCAAGGCCGAAGACGCGGATCTTATGTTGGCTGACTTTGGATTGTCCAAGGTCTTGGATGACGACAAATTTAATATTCTGACTACCACATGTGGT ACTCCTGGCTACATGGCT CCTGAAATATTCAAAAAGGCCGGTCACGGTAAGCCTGTGGATATCTGGGCCATTGGTGTCATTAC CTACTTCCTCCTTTGTGGCTATACCCCCTTCGACCGCGACTCTCAATACGAAGAGATGCAAGCCATCTGCAAGGGCGACTATCGTTTTGAACCTACTGAATACTGGGCGGGTGTCTCTGAGACTGCCAGGCAATTCGTGCGCAACTGCTTGACCGTTGACCCCACACATCGCCCTACAGTTGATGACTTGTTGAACCACCCCTGGTTGAGAGACGTTGAAATCTCCAAGGGTGAACCCGCTGAGGCGAAGGGCGTTGACTTGTTGCCTACTGTCAAGGCCGCCTTCGATGCCAAGAAGACTT TCCGCAAAGCAGTTTTAGGTATGATGGCTGTCCACAGGCTCCAAGATCATGGCGCCACTATCAACGGTCAGACCGAGGCAGAGCAtgaaaagttgaagaaggaagtggaagcgttcaaggaagaggcggcTCAG gaggaggtgaaggaggtcATCCAACCAGGTGCTGCCGCCTCCATCTAA
- a CDS encoding cytosine-purine permease, whose amino-acid sequence MSGKLKDSIEPLPICSESYELKDRRKSSSSNQVDYLPQYRDAFIKKKSRHGEGVVGLAKKTMDILVEHGVEERGIDPRPENERDELNKWTFLPQFTLWAAWNTNILSFSEGVIGPSLFGLDWKTSCLCIVFFTAASALPVAYCATNGPKTGMRQMVQARYGMGYGLALVYGILNCATMIGFMALTAILAGQCLALASNSNMSWDVGIVIAALIALILSFVGLKALHILSLASFPVMVILYAALAGVVGDKLYLVQSDVAKAATAVTTSGVLGYGASLIGFSITYTSLASDFTTNLPPQTPGWKLFLCVYIGMIVPIILCQIFGAACQLAAYSIPDWETASNIGVPNLIYTMTGNGNGASRFVMVLFCLSVVANTAPTIYSAGLSGQVAIPWLVRVPRYFLALVVSAIYLPIAICGASKFYSALENFSSVLSYWSALYIPPTLIEPIIFRGPVSRKTYPVEIWNQIGKLPIGLAAIFAAICGIPVVTGGMAQSWWTGWIARKIEGTGDIAFEIGFVVVGLIYIPARYLERKFTGR is encoded by the exons ATGTCCGGCAAGCTCAAAGACTCAATAGAACCACTGCCGATCTGCAGCGAGTCATACGAGCTCAAAGATCGGAGAAAAAGTTCATCCTCGAATCAGGTCGACTATTTACCGCAGTACAGAGATGCGTttataaaaaaaaagagtcGCCATGGTGAAGGCGTTGTCGGATTGGCAAAGAAAACTATGGATATCCTGGTAGAGCACGGTGTAGAAGAGCGTGGTATTGATCCTAGACCAGAAAAT GAACGAGACGAATTGAACAAATGGACCTTTTTGCCGCAATTTACCCTTTGGGCTGCGTGGAATACCAACATTTTATCG TTTTCAGAGGGTGTCATCGGACCTTCTTTGTTCGGCCTCGACTGGAAAACCAGCTGCCTGTGCATTGTGTTCTTCACAGCAGCCTCGGCGCTGCCGGTTGCATACTGTGCGACCAATGGTCCGAAAACGGGTATGAGGCAAATGGTGCAAGCTCGTTACGGTATGGG CTATGGCTTGGCTCTCGTTTATGGTATACTCAACTGCGCCACTATGATCGGTTTCATGGCTCTTACCGCCATTCTTGCTGGGCAATGTCTCGCCTTGGCTTCTAACTCGAACATGAGCTGGGATGTCGGAATTGTTATTGCTGCTCTCATCGCTCTCATC CTTTCATTTGTCGGACTCAAGGCCTTACACATCCTTTCTCTTGCATCTTTCCCAGTAATGGTCATCCTCTATGCCGCGCTTGCAGGTGTTGTTGGTGACAAGCTTTACCTCGTCCAGTCCGATGTGGCCAAGGCTGCGACTGCCGTAACAACAAGCGGTGTTTTGGGTTATGGTGCTAGTCTGATTGGTTTCTCTATCACCTATACGAGTTTGGCTAGTGACTTT ACGACCAATTTGCCCCCCCAAACTCCAGGTTGGAAGCTTTTCCTCTGTGTCTATATTGGCATGATCGTCCCTATCATCCTTTGTCAGATATTCGGTGCCGCCTGCCAGCTTGCGGCCTACTCCATCCCCGACTGGGAAACAGCTTCCAACATTGGTGTCCCTAATCTCATCTACACCATGACCGGCAATGGCAACGGTGCATCTCGATTTGTGATGGTACTTTTCTGTTTGAGTGTTGTCGCCAATACCGCTCCTACTATCTACAGTGCTGGTCTCAGTGGTCAGGTTGCGATCCCCTGGCTTGTCCGAG TGCCTCGAtacttccttgccctcgtCGTATCCGCCATCTACCTCCCCATCGCTATCTGCGGCGCATCTAAGTTCTACTCTGCCTTGGAAAATTTCTCATCCGTCCTTTCTTACTGGAGTGCATTGTACATCCCTCCGACACTTATCGAGCCTATCATCTTCCGAGGACCCGTGAGTAGGAAAACTTACCCAGTGGAGATCTGGAATCAGATTGGAAAACTGCCAATCGGACTTGCCGCCATCTTTGCCGCTATCTGT GGTATCCCTGTGGTGACCGGTGGTATGGCTCAGAGTTGGTGGACCGGATGGATTGCTAGGAAAATTGAGGGAAC CGGCGATATTGCATTCGAGATTGGTttcgtcgtcgtcggtCTCATTTACATTCCTGCTCGTTACCTCGAAAGAAAATTCACCGGTCGATAA
- a CDS encoding DNA ligase 1: protein MSDTDSPVKANIRKKRTVILSDDEDEGLSPPVTKKQLSSPRHSHASDEEAEPPRKIAKTSSKVAPIFAPKEKKEKPPPKASSTSPKAPTKKTEVKNKDEKPHASIFTKSIRKPEPKDDDEVSDEVKEKRKDEEEEDEVYDELEDKQEGEAAVKLASIFTKNQKSVPVADKGWKDGEAVPYSALVSTFEKIEATTKRLEILELLTQFLLVVAKRDTATDTKGSMLLKVVYLCINRLCPDYMGIELGIGESLLVKAIAESTGRAMPKIKEDLKKEGDLGKVAMNSRNTQSTMFKPKPLTVPYVFQCLTEIAKATGNASQAKKVGIIKKLLAACQGTEAKFIIRSLEGKLRIGLADKTVVVALAHAIVLKTIGDKKPSPEKLAIMLEQGAEIVKAVYSELPSYDLVIPALLKDGVEGLRKHCKLTPGVPLKPMLAKPTKAITEVLDRFEGKEFTCEYKYDGERAQVHLLEDGTISVFSRNSENMSAKYPDLVDQIPRALKPTAKTFVIDAEAVAYDLETKKILPFQDLSRRKRKDVKAEDITVRVHIFAFDLLYLNGESLLAKELKERRQLLQEHFQPVESEFAFAKSSDGSTSEEIQAFLEESVKDGCEGLMVKMLTSEASTYEPSRRSMNWLKLKKDYLSGVGDSLDLVVVGAYHGKGKRTAVYGAFLLACYDPDSEHYQTICKIGTGFSEEILTQFYELLKPLELEVVRGDIEVGGAKPDVWFEPRVVWEVLTADLSLSPVYAAAHGVIDSRGISLRFPRFIRIRDDKSADEATTAEQVSEFYQRQVSAGGKKGPGADVDDFW, encoded by the exons ATGAGTG ACACAGACTCTCCAGTGAAAGCTAACATTAGGAAGAAGCGAACGGTTATCCTGTCggatgacgaggacgaaggaCTTAGCCCACCTGTGACCAAAAAGCAGCTTTCGTCTCCCAGACATTCTCATGCATCTGATGAAG AGGCGGAGCCCCCCCGGAAAATTGCAAAAACATCATCCAAAGTGGCGCCTATCTTCGCTccaaaagagaagaaggaaaaacCACCCCCCAAGGCCTCATCAACTTCGCCTAAAGCACCCACCAAGAAGACAGAAGTAAAGaacaaggatgaaaaaCCGCATGCATCAATATTCACAAAATCGATACGAAAGCCTGAGCCTAAGGATGACGACGAGGTATCCGATGAggtgaaagaaaagaggaaagatgaagaagaggaggatgaggtatatgatgagcttgaggataagcaggaaggagaggccGCTGTCAAACT GGCTTCGATCTTTACCAAGAACCAAAAATCTGTCCCCGTGGCTGACAAGGGCTGGAAGGACGGTGAAGC GGTCCCGTATTCCGCTCTCGTGTCAACCTTTGAAAAGATTGAGGCTACTACTAAGCGGTTAGAAATTCTCGAACTCTTAACCCAGTTTTTGCTCGTTGTTGCCAAAAGAGATACGGCCACGGACACTAAAGGGTCTATGCTTCTCAAAGTGGTCTATCTTTGTATCAACAGG CTATGCCCCGACTATATGGGTATCGAGCTTGGTATTGGGGAATCATTATTGGTCAAGGCCATTGCAGAGAGCACAGGGCGGGCCATGCCCAAGATCAAAGAAGATttaaagaaggaaggagaccTCGGAAAGGTTGCCATG AACTCTAGAAACACTCAATCAACTATGTTCAAGCCCAAACCACTGACAGTACCATATGTCTTCCAATGTCTTACTGAGATTGCAAAGGCTACCGGGAACGCG TCTCAAGCGAAGAAAGTAGGCATCATCAAAAAACTCCTTGCTGCCTGCCAGGGTACCGAGGCGAAATTCATCATACGATCTCTCGAAGGAAAGTTACGAATCGGTCTTGCCGACAAAACAGTCGTGGTTGCCTTGGCGCACGCTATCGTTCTGAAGACGATTG GTGATAAAAAGCCCTCGCCTGAGAAACTTGCTATTATGCTGGAACAGGGCGCTGAGATTGTTAAAGCTGTCTATAG TGAACTTCCTTCATATGACTTAGTAATCCCTGCTCTTCTTAAAGATGGCGTAGAAGGTTTGAGAAAGCATTGTAAACTTACTCCAG GCGTCCCTCTCAAACCTATGCTTGCCAAGCCGACGAAAGCCATCACAGAGGTTCTTGACCGTtttgaaggcaaggaaTTCACTTGCGAGTACAAATATGACGGAGAGCGTGCTCAGGTCCACttgttggaagatggtACCATTTCTGTGTTTAGCAGAAATTCAGAAAACATGAGTGCTAAATATCCCGATCTGGTAGACCAAATACCGAGG GCTTTGAAACCCACTGCCAAGACGTTTGTCATCGATGCCGAAGCCGTTGCTTATGACTTGGAAACCAAGAAGATTCTGCCCTTCCAGGATCTCAGTAGGCGAAAGCGAAAGGATGTCAAAGCCGAAGACATCACAGTGCGAGTACATATCTTTGCGTTCGATTTGCTCTATCTGAATGGAGAG AGTCTCCTTGCTAAAGAGCTCAAAGAAAGACGACAACTCTTACAAGAGCACTTCCAACCTGTGGAATCGGAGTTTGCTTTTGCTAAGTCATCAGATGGCAGCACGTCAGAGGAGATTCAGGCGTTCCTCGAGGAAAGTGTGAAGGATGGTTGTGAGGGTctgatggtgaagatgctCACTAGTGAGGCATCAACGTATGAGCCCAGTAGAAGAAGTATGAATTGGCTCAAG CTCAAGAAAGACTACCTTTCAGGTGTTGGGGACTCTCTCGATCTTGTTGTGGTAGGGGCATATCATGGCAAAGGCAAACGTACAGCAGTCTATGGTGCTTTCCTCCTTGCATGCTATGACCCCGATTCGGAGCATTATCAGACTATCTGCAAGATCGGTACCGGTTTCTCCGAAGAAATCCTCACACAATTCTACGAATTACTTAAACCTTTAGAATTGGAAGTCGTGAGAGGAGATATTGAGGTCGGAGGAGCCAAGCCGGATGTATGGTTTGAGCCCAGAGTGGTCTGGGAGGTCTTGACGGCCGATTTGAGTTTAAGTCCAGTTTATGCGGCGGCGCATGGTGTA ATCGATTCCCGAGGAATCTCGCTCCGTTTCCCTCGATTTATCAGGATCAGAGACGACAAATCTGCCGACGAAGCCACAACAGCTGAACAGGTCAGCGAATTCTATCAACGTCAGGTTTCGGCAGGTGGCAAGAAAGGACCGGGGGCGGATGTGGATGACTTCTGGTAA
- a CDS encoding CMGC/MAPK protein kinase: protein MTSPSNKPMIPRSQPPRPPHTQSTPAISSACTKLSGSPDVIRRAPSVPVNPSTAAASGSLSSLLKNGNVTQSSPPTEPKGLPGPIEPTLMPPITGQPSTSSSSSNPRCGPSSSVSRGPLGTGTLTPATTVLEAPIKRSPPQTGASRMAAAAKRGLDGSAGNNVRVYEKDHPLNEETLKQRGYQTLNILNHPFHLPNRWKLLRPLGQGAYGLVIQVQDAETEIPIAVKCVTKVFDKIILARRALREITLLRHFGEHDNLTGLVDMDNVWDGYNEIYLYMEPMEADLHQIIRSGQPLGNDHIQFFIYQLLRGMKYIHSANVIHRDLKPGNLLVNSDCELKICDFGLARGFDPVRGEEPQGEEGKLTEYVATRWYRAPEIMLSNRRYTTAIDIWSIGCILAELLGLKPMFKGKDYIEQMTLILETVGTPDEETMARVASEKALLFLKTLPTYEKKDLRSIFPDADPLAVDLTDQLLEFDHTRRIDVRTALKHAYVEKYHDPEDEPSCDKIFDKWEEVESLSTIEELKAAITREIKEFREEVRTAAEEDEEDEEWVERDYLDEEKVIQESPVPGSASTLKEVAYPEHIAPSSSILPSADRLAPAIHAIHQSPQGSKSPRLQSVAFPAVPSSANNSKPSSTAGSAPRTREHSPSTNFTPLAEDYFTGQHGFGGPKGRASRRSSTHSISGRRPASFLFSPFGAGMTQIVPTPNTHARPHTQASPESMAAEKPPRDRRSSGIWRTRSRAQSQSGNLVLERLSSLEINDSKDGEKNRIDALHAMVGLGGDAEVPPITVSPSDAPASEVPKSFGY from the exons ATGACCAGCCCTTCAAATAAACCAATGATCCCTCGTTCCCAGCCTCCTAGGCCGCCTCATACCCAATCCACACCAGCTATCAGTTCGGCGTGCACAAAACTTAGTGGTTCGCCTGATGTCATCAGACGAGCTCCAAGTGTTCCCGTCAACCCAAGTACTGCTGCTGCGTCAGGaagtctttcttctcttttgaAGAACGGAAACGTCACGCAATCGTCCCCTCCAACGGAGCCGAAAGGTCTTCCCGGACCCATTGAACCAACACTCATGCCTCCTATAACGGGCCAACCCAGTacttcctcgtcatcgtccAACCCCAGATGCggtccttcttcctctgtttcCCGGGGACCTTTAGGAACTGGGACCCTAACACCCGCGACAACAGTCCTTGAAGCGCCTATAAAGCGCAGTCCACCGCAAACGGGAGCGAGTAGGATGGCGGCGGCTGCGAAAAGAGGACTGGATGGATCCGCTGGGAATAATGTAAGAGTGTACGAAAAAGATCATCCGCTTAATGAAGAGACGCTCAAGCAAAG GGGCTACCAGACACTCAACATTCTTAatcatcctttccactTGCCCAACCGTTGGAAGCTTCTTCGACCATTAGGCCAAGGTGCCTATGGTCTAGTCATCCAAGTACAAGATGCCGAAACGGAAATTCCTATTGCCGTCAAGTGTGTGACCAAGGTGTTTGACAAGATCATTTTGGCGAGAAGAGCTTTGAGAGAGATTACTTTGCTGAGGCATTTTGGAGAACATGATAACTTGACAGGGTTGGTGGACATGGACAACGTTTGGGATGGGTATAATGAGAT TTACCTATACATGGAG CCCATGGAGGCAGATCTTCATCAGATCATTCGCTCCGGCCAGCCCCTTGGAAATGATCATATCCAATTCTTCATCTACCAACTTTTACGAGGCATGAAATACATCCATTCCGCCAACGTCATCCATCGTGATCTCAAGCCTGGCAACCTGCTGGTGAACTCGGATTGCGAGTTAAAGATCTGTGATTTTGGGTTGGCCAGAGGGTTTGACCCCGTCAGGGGGGAGGAAcctcaaggagaagagggcaaaTTGACAGAAT ATGTCGCGACGAGATGGTATAGAGCACCAGAGATCATGTTATCCAACCGAAGATACACCACAGCTA TCGACATTTGGTCGATAGGGTGTATTCTGGCCGAATTACTGGGGTTGAAACCCATGTTCAAGGGGAAAGA CTATATCGAACAAATGACCCTCATTCTTGAAACAGTTGGGACGCCAGATGAGGAGACCATGGCCCGGGTAGCCAGTGAAAAG GCTCTTTTATTCTTGAAGACTTTGCCAACATACGAAAAGAAAGATTTGAGAAGTATATTCCCTGATGCCGATCCTCTAG CCGTCGACCTGACTGATCAATTATTGGAATTTGATCACACTCGACGAATTGATGTTCGAACAGCTTTAAAACATGCCTATGTAGAGAAATACCATGATCCGGAAGACGAGCCTTCTTGCGACAAAATATTTGACAAATGGGAGGAAGTTGAGTCGCTCAGCACGATTGAGGAATTGAAGGCGGCAATTACGCGGGAGATTAAAGAGTTCAGAGAAGAGGTGCGAACAGCCgcggaggaggacgaagaagacgaagaatgGGTTGAAAGGGACTATTTGGACGAGGAGAAAGTGATCCAGGAAAGTCCTGTCCCCGGTTCGGCATCCACTCTTAAGGAAGTCGCCTACCCGGAACACATTGCCCCCAGTTCTTCTATTCTTCCCTCAGCTGATCGGCTTGCCCCTGCAATTCACGCAATTCACCAATCCCCCCAAGGCAGCAAATCCCCACGCCTCCAGTCAGTTGCCTTTCCCGCTGTGCCTTCCTCCGCCAACAACTCCAAACCCAGCTCTACAGCGGGCTCCGCCCCTCGTACGCGCGAGCACTCTCCTAGTACGAATTTTACTCCCCTCGCGGAAGACTATTTTACTGGACAACATGGGTTTGGAGGGCCAAAGGGACGTGCATCGAGGCGTTCGAGTACTCACTCAATATCTGGTCGACGACCTGCGAGCTTTTTGTTTTCGCCCTTTGGTGCGGGTATGACCCAAATCGTTCCTACTCCCAACACTCACGCCCGTCCACATACTCAAGCTTCTCCCGAATCTATGGCGGCAGAGAAGCCACCCCGCGACAGACGATCAAGCGGTATTTGGCGTACTCGCTCTAGAGCCCAAAGCCAATCCGGTAACCTTGTTCTCGAACGTCTCAGTAGCCTCGAAATCAACGACAGtaaggatggagaaaagaatagGATCGACGCTTTGCATGCGATGGTAGGGTTGGGTGGAGATGCCGAAGTACCGCCGATAACGGTGTCACCGAGTGATGCACCCGCTAGCGAGGTACCAAAGAGTTTTGGGTATTAG
- a CDS encoding syntaxin 8 encodes MSTPTPASISQRLTTTSSLLLERSRILSLNLKPSPSSTQQIVRNLTSIRSDLEQLELENTGLVLGGKKGKTKGGDEGDEEVKQLEERYDRLLGMLEEDDLGREKAKDLKRTSQIPPSPTASPQPEKLSSPAEASPPAQDVPAFSIEPPTPAIGHQPFKDYPEDEEPELTPHEMLSNQQMLMNDQDERLNLLSHSIGRQNDLSLQIGSELDLHHQLLEETDTAMDRTAASLGRAKRRLDRVADEAKQHGSTITIVVLIFILLILIIVFKT; translated from the exons ATGTCAACGCCAACCCCAGCATCCATCTCTCAACGACTAACAACCAcctcatctcttttgctGGAGCGCTCACGCATTCTCTCGCTCAACCTCaagccttctccatcctccactcAGCAAATCGTACGCAACTTGACCTCCATCCGTTCAGACCTTGAGCAGCTAGAGCTAGAGAATACAGGTCTGGTGCTGGGcgggaagaaagggaagacgaaaggaggggatgagggtgatgaagaggtgaaGCAGTTGGAGGAGCGGTATGATCGTTTGTTAGGAATGCTCGAAGAGGACGATTTAGGACGAGAAAAGGCCAAAGATTTGAAACGGACTAGTCAAAT ACCGCCTTCCCCTACTGCAAGCCCTCAGCCTGAGAAGCTTTCCTCTCCAGCTGAAGCATCCCCGCCGGCACAAGATGTTCCTGCATTCAGCATTGAACCACCCACACCTGCAATTGGACACCAGCCGTTCAAAGATTatccagaagatgaagagccAGAGTTAACGCCGCATGAGATGCTTTCCAATCAacaaatgctgatgaatG ATCAAGATGAGAGATTAAACCTTCTCTCACACTCTATCGGCCGTCAAAACGATCTTTCGTTGCAAATTGGCTCAGAGCTGGATTTGCACCACCAGTTATTGGAAGAGACGGATACCGCTATGGATCGAACAGCGGCGAGCTTGGGAAGGGCTAAACGGCGTTTGGACAGGGTGGCTGATGAGGCTAAGCAGCATG GGAGTACAATCACTATTGTCGTTCTTATTTTCATTttgctcatcctcatcatcgtatTCAAGACATGA